One region of Streptomyces davaonensis JCM 4913 genomic DNA includes:
- a CDS encoding N-acetylmuramoyl-L-alanine amidase yields the protein MEQARPETGRRRLLKGAVLAAVPYGLLPGPRTGAQVQAPDHPTAEWRQANTANFTAARRPVEHTVDLVIVHVTQTDYSGALSVFRNPKKQVSAHYLVRSSDGHVAQCVRESDVAWHAGNWDYNTRSIGIEHEGWVDRPDCFTDALYERSAALTAAICVRHGIPRDRRHIIGHHEVPGTDHTDPGPHWDWARYLKLVKAA from the coding sequence ATGGAACAGGCACGACCGGAGACCGGCAGACGAAGGCTGTTGAAGGGCGCCGTGCTCGCCGCCGTGCCCTACGGGCTGCTGCCAGGACCGCGGACCGGGGCGCAGGTGCAGGCTCCCGACCACCCGACCGCCGAGTGGCGGCAGGCGAACACCGCCAACTTCACCGCCGCCCGCCGGCCCGTGGAGCACACCGTCGACCTGGTGATCGTCCATGTCACGCAGACCGACTACTCCGGCGCCCTGTCCGTCTTCCGGAACCCGAAGAAGCAGGTGTCAGCGCACTACCTCGTCCGCTCCTCCGACGGACATGTGGCGCAGTGCGTCCGGGAGTCGGACGTCGCCTGGCACGCCGGGAACTGGGACTACAACACCCGCAGTATCGGCATCGAGCACGAAGGCTGGGTGGACCGGCCCGACTGTTTCACCGACGCCCTGTACGAGCGATCGGCGGCGCTGACCGCGGCGATCTGCGTCAGACACGGCATCCCCAGAGACAGAAGGCACATCATCGGCCACCACGAGGTGCCGGGCACCGACCACACCGACCCCGGGCCGCACTGGGACTGGGCACGCTACCTCAAACTCGTCAAGGCTGCCTGA
- a CDS encoding MFS transporter has protein sequence MSDIAPPGGSAPDGKRWLTPGVKGIGSASLFADVGHEIPTALLPSLLTSLGAPAAALGVIEGVSDGLAGVARFGGGALADDPSRRRRVAVGGYTATAVLGAATAGATAVWQVGVLRAAAWTARGLRVPSRNALLADMVPAGAYGRAYGFERMMDNLGAILGPLVALGLVAWLGVTWAIALSVIPGLLAAAAIVYAIRHTPRPTRRTRMPLRIRIKPVLRGDLGPLMAAVAAFEVGNVAVTMLILRASELLEPEHGTTTATTLALGLYTAYNIAASLASVPAGLLADRLGRRGPVLVLAAGVACFAVSYGLLAVDAAALAYLAVPFVLAGAGIGAVETAQHAAVAALAPEPLRGSAFGMLAAVQSFGNLAASTVAGALWTAVSPTVAFGYVTAWMLPALAGLAVSARRLGS, from the coding sequence ATGAGCGATATCGCGCCGCCCGGCGGCAGCGCCCCCGACGGGAAACGCTGGCTCACCCCGGGCGTCAAGGGCATCGGCTCCGCCAGCCTCTTCGCCGACGTCGGCCACGAGATCCCCACCGCCCTGCTGCCCTCCCTGCTGACCTCCCTCGGCGCACCGGCGGCGGCTCTGGGCGTGATCGAAGGGGTCTCGGACGGCCTCGCCGGTGTGGCCAGGTTCGGCGGGGGCGCGCTGGCGGACGATCCGTCCCGTCGTCGCAGGGTCGCCGTCGGCGGCTACACGGCCACCGCCGTCCTCGGCGCGGCGACCGCCGGGGCGACCGCCGTGTGGCAGGTCGGTGTGCTGAGGGCGGCGGCCTGGACCGCCAGGGGCCTGCGGGTCCCGTCCCGTAACGCCCTGCTCGCCGACATGGTCCCCGCGGGGGCGTACGGACGCGCCTATGGTTTCGAGCGGATGATGGACAACCTGGGTGCGATCCTCGGCCCGTTGGTGGCCCTCGGACTGGTCGCCTGGCTCGGCGTCACCTGGGCCATCGCCCTTTCCGTGATCCCCGGTCTGCTGGCCGCCGCCGCCATCGTCTACGCGATCCGCCACACCCCCCGCCCCACCCGCCGGACCAGGATGCCCCTCAGGATCCGCATCAAGCCGGTGCTGCGGGGTGACCTCGGACCCCTGATGGCCGCTGTGGCGGCCTTCGAGGTGGGCAACGTCGCTGTGACCATGCTGATCCTGCGGGCTTCCGAGCTGCTCGAACCGGAACACGGCACGACGACGGCGACCACGCTCGCGCTCGGTCTGTACACCGCGTACAACATCGCCGCGTCGCTGGCCTCCGTACCCGCCGGCCTGCTGGCCGACCGACTGGGCCGCCGCGGCCCCGTACTGGTGCTCGCCGCAGGCGTGGCCTGCTTCGCCGTGTCCTACGGTCTGCTGGCCGTCGACGCTGCCGCCCTCGCGTACCTGGCCGTCCCCTTCGTCCTGGCCGGGGCCGGAATCGGGGCGGTCGAGACGGCGCAGCACGCGGCGGTCGCCGCGCTCGCCCCCGAGCCGCTGCGCGGTTCCGCGTTCGGCATGCTCGCCGCCGTCCAGTCCTTCGGAAACCTCGCCGCCTCCACGGTGGCCGGGGCGCTCTGGACGGCCGTGTCACCGACCGTCGCCTTCGGCTATGTGACGGCCTGGATGCTGCCGGCGCTGGCCGGGCTGGCCGTCAGCGCCCGCAGGTTGGGGAGCTGA
- a CDS encoding sulfite exporter TauE/SafE family protein produces MDPYLFPVVVLAVAVAFTVSASAGFGGSLILVPTLALALGTKPGVALAALLLACNNLVKVFAYRKTLPYRKAAVVIALVAVGAFLGAKLLVSAPERAVTIAVIISFAAAFLVESLDLTRWRRVSSPVMAFGAGATSGFSGTSGPLKGLAVRGLGLDRLHLVGALSLASLVGDATKTAVWTDAALLTGSDYLVALVCMPLMFFATFLGRRFNLKIGERGYTGLFWTVMVGYTGRLVAGL; encoded by the coding sequence ATGGACCCGTATCTGTTTCCAGTTGTCGTCTTGGCGGTGGCTGTCGCATTCACCGTATCCGCCTCCGCGGGATTCGGCGGCAGCCTGATTCTCGTTCCCACCCTGGCGCTCGCACTCGGCACCAAGCCCGGGGTGGCACTGGCGGCGCTGCTGCTCGCCTGCAACAACCTGGTCAAGGTGTTCGCATACCGGAAGACGCTCCCGTACCGGAAGGCGGCCGTCGTCATCGCCTTGGTTGCCGTTGGCGCTTTCCTGGGGGCCAAATTGCTGGTTTCCGCGCCCGAGCGGGCGGTGACCATTGCCGTCATCATCAGCTTCGCCGCGGCGTTCTTGGTCGAATCCCTGGATCTCACCCGCTGGCGTCGGGTGAGTTCCCCGGTGATGGCGTTCGGTGCCGGGGCCACCTCCGGATTCAGCGGCACATCCGGCCCCCTCAAGGGACTTGCCGTGCGCGGGCTCGGCCTGGACCGCCTCCACCTGGTCGGCGCTCTCTCCCTGGCCTCCCTGGTCGGCGACGCCACCAAGACCGCCGTCTGGACGGATGCCGCACTGCTGACGGGCAGTGATTATCTGGTCGCTCTGGTATGTATGCCGCTGATGTTCTTCGCCACGTTTCTCGGCCGTAGATTCAACCTCAAAATCGGTGAGCGTGGCTATACCGGACTATTCTGGACCGTGATGGTCGGCTATACGGGCCGTCTGGTAGCGGGCCTGTGA
- a CDS encoding GAF domain-containing protein — translation MSPAASPSREAELTDSWVALEPGADPAEHARMLRRAHETFTAAGTVPKPVRAVVADSWRRSARAGVGPDGTASVELADGDLGAYRAEHPLARVMPLFRELMGSFAADGEHLLAVCDEHGRLLWVEGHATTRRQAMRMNFVPGARWSETAVGTNAPGTAVAVDRPVQVFAAEHFIRRVQPWTCAAAPVHDPRTGRVLGAVDITGGDGLAHPHSLGFVQAVARAAESQLALIAPVSPAADTHQLSALGRDEAQLVTGGRRIRLSRRHSEILVLLARHPEGLSGDELLCALYEDESVTPVTLRAELARLRRILGPGLLASRPYRLTAPVESDVSVVERRLAAGAVSAAATAYSGPLLPGSQAPAVARIRRRLADGLRTALIARRDPDLLADWAHAPWGEDDLDVWRALAAVRPTATVHSRLAALESELAAPPGRVAR, via the coding sequence ATGTCCCCAGCCGCATCGCCGTCCCGGGAGGCCGAGTTGACGGATTCGTGGGTGGCCCTGGAGCCGGGGGCCGACCCTGCCGAACACGCACGCATGCTGCGCCGCGCGCATGAGACGTTCACCGCGGCGGGCACCGTGCCGAAGCCGGTGCGCGCCGTGGTGGCCGACTCCTGGCGGCGTTCCGCGAGAGCGGGCGTCGGGCCGGACGGCACGGCGAGCGTGGAGCTCGCGGACGGTGACCTCGGCGCCTACCGCGCGGAGCATCCGCTGGCCCGGGTGATGCCCCTGTTCCGGGAGCTGATGGGCTCGTTCGCGGCGGACGGGGAGCATCTGCTCGCGGTGTGCGACGAGCACGGCAGGCTGCTGTGGGTCGAGGGGCACGCCACGACCCGGCGGCAGGCGATGCGGATGAACTTCGTGCCCGGCGCCCGCTGGTCGGAGACGGCGGTCGGGACGAACGCGCCGGGTACGGCGGTGGCGGTCGACCGGCCGGTGCAGGTGTTCGCGGCCGAGCACTTCATCCGGCGCGTGCAGCCGTGGACCTGCGCGGCGGCGCCCGTGCACGATCCGCGCACCGGGCGGGTGTTGGGGGCCGTGGACATCACCGGGGGCGACGGTCTTGCGCATCCGCACAGCCTGGGCTTCGTGCAGGCGGTCGCGCGGGCGGCGGAGTCCCAACTGGCCCTGATCGCCCCGGTGAGCCCGGCCGCGGACACGCACCAGCTGTCCGCACTGGGCCGGGACGAGGCCCAGTTGGTCACCGGTGGCCGCCGGATCAGGCTCAGCCGGCGGCACAGCGAGATCCTCGTCCTGCTCGCCCGGCATCCGGAGGGGCTGAGCGGGGACGAGCTGCTGTGCGCGCTGTACGAGGACGAGTCGGTGACACCGGTGACCCTGCGCGCCGAACTCGCCCGGCTGCGGCGGATTCTCGGCCCCGGTCTGCTGGCGTCGCGGCCGTACCGGCTCACCGCGCCGGTCGAGTCCGACGTCTCGGTCGTCGAACGGCGCCTGGCGGCGGGGGCGGTGAGCGCGGCGGCGACGGCGTACTCCGGTCCGCTGCTGCCCGGTTCCCAGGCGCCGGCGGTGGCCAGGATCAGACGACGGCTCGCCGACGGACTGCGCACGGCGCTGATCGCCCGCCGGGACCCGGACCTGCTGGCGGACTGGGCCCACGCGCCGTGGGGCGAGGACGACCTGGACGTGTGGCGCGCCCTGGCCGCCGTTCGCCCGACGGCCACGGTCCACTCCCGCCTCGCCGCACTGGAGTCGGAACTGGCGGCTCCGCCGGGGCGAGTGGCCCGCTGA